The Plasmodium cynomolgi strain B DNA, scaffold: 1201, whole genome shotgun sequence genome includes a region encoding these proteins:
- a CDS encoding CYIR protein (putative;~vir-type antigen), producing the protein NKFDINCGAHIFSPTRQTCDNIDKKYLDFIKSINNPILRHIFFYFVHYYIEGHDYYYNSGPSHRNGACQYLMHWLQEKKIYSRMVGLVQ; encoded by the coding sequence AATAAATTTGATATAAATTGTGGTGCTCATATTTTTAGTCCAACACGTCAAACATGTGATAATATAGATAAGAAATATTTGGATTTTATTAAGAGTATTAACAATCCAATATTAcgacacatttttttttattttgtacattattatatagagGGGCAcgattattattataatagtGGTCCTTCTCACAGAAACGGAGCTTGCCAATATCTCATGCATTggttacaagaaaaaaagatttattcACGTATGGTGGGACTTGTGCAATAA